The following are encoded in a window of Sinomonas cyclohexanicum genomic DNA:
- a CDS encoding M13 family metallopeptidase, which yields MTSPTSPAAPSGVDRQYFDESIRAQDDLYRHVNGGWLSSTEIPADRALVGTMVQLRDESEANVRALIEELAGSEHPEGSDETKIGAFYRSFMDAERVEQLGAAPLQPLLDEIGSAPDVASLVTTSARLGRGGTEGLFSYYAAPDAGNPDRVVLYMSQGGLGLPDESYYRDEKFAEVVTAYAAYLQDAFALLGSATAEQDAAEVVDLEKRIAGLHWDRVTLRNPQKTYNLRTEAEATEAFPHFSAWAEATGVVPEARAELVVGNTDFLAGIGALLAEVPLESWKRWLTAHLLGSAAPFLSSVFVDRHFAFYGTVLSGTPQNKERWKRGVGAVEAGLGMAVGRLYVAKHFPEGHKAVMQDLVGNIVEAYRESISVLDWMGAETRERALEKLTAFRAKIGYPEEWIDFSPVVVDDGDLLGNARRANAAELDRLLDEIGKPVDRVKWLMTPQTVNAYYHPLMNEIVFPAAILQQPFFHPDSDPAVNYGAIAAVIGHEIGHGFDDQGSQFDGTGALRNWWTDEDRTAFEALTARLVRQFEVLSPAGTPGHTVNGKLTLGENIGDLGGLGIAYKAYRLSLGGEEAPVIDGLTGAQRFFVSWATVWRQVCRPEETIRRLSIDPHSPNEFRTNAIAKNLDAFHEAFGVVEGDGMWLAPEERVTIW from the coding sequence ATGACCAGCCCGACTAGCCCAGCCGCGCCGTCCGGCGTCGACCGCCAGTACTTCGACGAGAGCATCCGCGCCCAGGACGACCTGTACCGCCACGTCAACGGCGGATGGCTCAGCTCCACCGAGATCCCGGCAGACCGTGCGCTCGTCGGCACGATGGTCCAGCTGCGGGACGAGTCCGAGGCGAACGTCCGCGCGCTCATCGAGGAGCTCGCCGGCTCTGAGCACCCCGAGGGGTCGGACGAGACGAAGATCGGTGCATTCTACCGCTCGTTCATGGACGCCGAGCGCGTCGAACAGCTCGGTGCGGCGCCGCTGCAGCCCCTGCTCGACGAGATCGGGTCGGCGCCCGACGTCGCGTCCCTCGTCACGACGTCGGCGCGGCTCGGGCGTGGCGGCACTGAGGGCCTCTTCAGCTACTATGCGGCCCCCGATGCCGGCAACCCCGACCGAGTGGTCCTGTACATGAGCCAGGGCGGCCTCGGCCTCCCGGACGAGTCCTACTACCGGGACGAGAAGTTCGCCGAGGTCGTGACGGCCTACGCGGCGTACCTGCAGGACGCGTTCGCCCTGCTCGGCTCAGCGACTGCGGAACAAGACGCCGCCGAGGTCGTGGACCTCGAGAAGCGCATCGCCGGCCTGCACTGGGACCGGGTGACCCTGCGGAACCCCCAGAAGACCTACAACCTGCGTACCGAGGCCGAGGCGACCGAGGCGTTCCCGCACTTCTCCGCGTGGGCCGAGGCGACCGGCGTCGTGCCCGAGGCCCGCGCCGAGCTCGTGGTCGGCAACACCGACTTCCTGGCCGGGATCGGCGCGCTCCTCGCGGAGGTCCCGCTTGAGTCGTGGAAGCGCTGGCTCACCGCACACCTGCTGGGCTCCGCGGCGCCGTTCCTCAGCTCAGTCTTCGTGGACCGGCACTTCGCGTTCTACGGCACCGTGCTCTCGGGCACGCCCCAGAACAAGGAGCGGTGGAAGCGCGGCGTCGGAGCCGTCGAGGCCGGGCTCGGCATGGCGGTGGGCCGCCTGTACGTCGCCAAGCACTTCCCGGAAGGGCACAAGGCCGTCATGCAGGACCTCGTCGGCAACATCGTCGAGGCCTACCGCGAGAGCATCTCCGTGCTCGACTGGATGGGTGCGGAGACACGTGAACGCGCACTCGAGAAGCTCACCGCGTTCCGGGCGAAGATCGGCTACCCGGAAGAATGGATCGACTTCTCCCCCGTCGTCGTGGACGACGGCGACCTCCTCGGCAACGCCCGGCGCGCCAACGCGGCCGAGCTCGACCGGCTCCTCGACGAGATCGGCAAGCCCGTGGACCGCGTCAAGTGGCTCATGACGCCCCAGACGGTCAACGCCTACTACCACCCGCTCATGAACGAGATCGTCTTCCCGGCCGCCATCCTCCAGCAGCCGTTCTTCCACCCCGACAGTGATCCCGCGGTGAACTACGGGGCCATCGCGGCCGTGATCGGCCACGAGATCGGCCACGGCTTCGACGACCAGGGGTCGCAGTTCGACGGCACCGGCGCCCTGCGCAACTGGTGGACCGACGAGGACCGTACCGCATTCGAGGCGCTCACGGCCCGCCTCGTGCGGCAGTTCGAGGTGCTCTCCCCCGCGGGCACCCCCGGCCATACGGTCAACGGCAAGCTCACTCTGGGCGAGAACATCGGGGACCTGGGCGGCCTCGGGATCGCCTACAAGGCATACCGCCTGAGCCTCGGCGGCGAGGAGGCCCCGGTCATCGACGGGCTTACCGGCGCCCAGCGGTTCTTCGTCTCGTGGGCCACGGTCTGGCGCCAGGTGTGCCGGCCGGAGGAGACGATCCGCCGCCTCTCAATCGACCCGCATTCCCCCAACGAGTTCCGCACGAACGCGATCGCCAAGAACCTCGACGCGTTCCACGAGGCGTTCGGCGTGGTGGAGGGCGACGGGATGTGGCTCGCACCCGAGGAACGCGTCACGATCTGGTAG
- a CDS encoding LCP family protein, protein MARRADGPTVQKRPGRLGVHHARPDGRTPLRHAGPERKRHLGLKITGGVVALLLVATVAFAGYWFVRLGSNLRQAPLSAGGNGTAETANDATDRLQILIMGTDTRDGANGEYGSQADSSGYGNSDVMILMDISADNKQISMTSFPRDLMVPIPACTDPKTHKTFPAQNPGQLNSAMQEAGPGCLLDAVNKMTGLTVDHFLLADFNAVKELSNTIGGVDVCVNAAIDDPMSGLKLHAGTNTVQGEQALAFLRSRHGVGDGSDLSRIKSQQQFLASLARKVRSDGTLTNVPKMLSIADTITKNLTVDSGLANPQSLITIGNRLKDVDLAKVAFITVPWQPWTQDPNRIQLKEPDAEGLFQAMRDGRDLTAPAPAAPTTASAAPTTPAASAYNRAIQPVAVANGSGTAARGQELAGLLKTAGFASTVTFAAAPVDSTAVYYSAGFNDVAADIAAQLNIPASQVQPSTAIHGVQLYAGSDFATGDRYTPKAPDNVVAQTAAQQTCQSAFGQ, encoded by the coding sequence TTGGCTCGACGTGCCGACGGCCCGACCGTGCAGAAGCGCCCCGGCCGCCTCGGCGTGCATCATGCACGCCCCGATGGACGGACCCCACTGCGCCACGCGGGTCCCGAGCGGAAGCGGCATCTCGGCCTGAAGATCACAGGCGGGGTCGTCGCCCTGCTCTTGGTCGCGACGGTCGCGTTCGCCGGGTACTGGTTCGTGCGGCTCGGGTCGAACCTGCGTCAGGCTCCGCTCTCGGCCGGCGGGAACGGCACCGCGGAGACCGCGAACGACGCGACGGACCGCCTCCAGATCCTCATCATGGGCACGGACACCCGTGACGGTGCGAACGGCGAGTACGGCTCGCAGGCGGACAGCAGCGGGTACGGGAACTCGGACGTCATGATCCTCATGGACATCTCGGCGGACAACAAGCAGATCTCGATGACGAGCTTCCCGCGCGATCTGATGGTTCCGATTCCCGCGTGCACGGACCCCAAGACGCACAAGACGTTTCCCGCGCAGAACCCGGGCCAGCTGAACTCAGCGATGCAGGAGGCCGGGCCCGGCTGTCTCCTCGACGCGGTCAACAAGATGACCGGTCTCACCGTGGACCACTTCCTCCTGGCCGACTTCAACGCCGTCAAGGAGCTGTCCAACACGATCGGCGGGGTTGACGTATGCGTCAACGCGGCGATCGACGACCCCATGTCGGGGCTCAAGCTGCACGCCGGGACGAATACGGTCCAGGGCGAGCAGGCCCTCGCGTTCCTCCGCAGCCGCCACGGCGTCGGTGACGGCAGCGACCTGTCCCGCATCAAGTCCCAGCAGCAGTTCCTCGCGTCGCTCGCGCGCAAGGTCCGCTCAGATGGCACGCTGACCAACGTCCCCAAGATGCTCTCGATCGCCGACACGATCACGAAGAATCTGACCGTGGATTCGGGCCTGGCGAATCCACAGTCCCTCATCACCATCGGCAATCGACTAAAGGACGTTGACCTCGCCAAGGTCGCGTTCATCACCGTCCCCTGGCAGCCATGGACCCAGGACCCCAACAGGATCCAGCTCAAGGAGCCGGACGCCGAGGGGCTCTTCCAGGCAATGCGCGACGGCCGCGACCTCACGGCGCCGGCGCCGGCCGCCCCGACGACCGCTTCGGCGGCCCCGACAACGCCGGCGGCGTCCGCCTACAACAGGGCGATCCAGCCGGTCGCCGTCGCGAACGGCTCTGGTACCGCGGCCCGTGGACAAGAGCTCGCTGGGCTCCTCAAGACCGCGGGATTCGCCAGCACAGTCACGTTTGCCGCGGCGCCAGTCGACTCGACGGCCGTGTACTACAGCGCGGGATTCAATGACGTGGCCGCGGACATCGCGGCCCAGCTCAACATCCCGGCGTCGCAGGTCCAGCCGTCGACCGCGATCCACGGCGTGCAGCTCTACGCGGGCTCCGATTTCGCCACCGGCGATCGCTACACCCCGAAGGCACCGGACAACGTCGTGGCGCAGACTGCGGCGCAGCAGACCTGCCAGTCGGCCTTCGGACAATGA
- the era gene encoding GTPase Era translates to MAETQRQAGPDYRAGFAVLVGRPNAGKSTLTNALVGQKVAITSAKPQTTRHTIRGIVHRSDGQLILVDTPGLHRPRTLLGQRLNDLVAETLSEVDAIGFCLPANERIGPGDRFIANQLAGVPRKPIVAIVTKADLVDRAQLTEQLIAVDALGREVLGADGFTDVVPVSAQDGFQVSTVADILIGHMPASPPLYPDGELTDEPEAVMVAELIREAALEGVRDELPHSLAVVVEEIVPREGRSEDNPLLDVRVNLFVERPSQKAIIIGKGGARLREVGSTARRGIEALLGTRIYLDLHVKVAKDWQRDPKQLGRLGF, encoded by the coding sequence ATGGCTGAGACACAGAGGCAGGCGGGCCCCGACTACCGCGCCGGATTCGCCGTCCTCGTCGGACGGCCCAATGCCGGGAAGTCAACGCTGACCAACGCCCTCGTGGGCCAGAAGGTGGCCATCACGTCGGCGAAGCCGCAGACGACGCGCCACACCATCCGCGGCATCGTGCACCGCTCGGACGGGCAGCTCATCCTCGTCGACACCCCGGGGCTGCACAGGCCCCGCACCCTCCTCGGGCAGAGGCTCAACGATCTCGTCGCCGAGACGCTCTCCGAGGTCGACGCGATCGGGTTCTGCCTCCCCGCCAACGAGCGCATCGGGCCAGGCGACCGGTTCATCGCCAACCAGCTGGCAGGAGTGCCCCGCAAGCCGATCGTCGCGATCGTGACAAAGGCGGACCTCGTGGACCGTGCACAGCTGACGGAGCAGCTCATCGCCGTCGACGCTCTGGGCCGCGAGGTGCTCGGCGCCGACGGCTTCACCGACGTGGTTCCCGTGTCCGCCCAGGACGGCTTCCAGGTCTCGACGGTCGCTGACATCCTGATCGGCCACATGCCCGCGTCGCCGCCCCTCTACCCCGACGGCGAGCTCACGGACGAGCCCGAAGCGGTCATGGTCGCCGAACTGATCCGAGAGGCCGCACTCGAGGGGGTCCGGGACGAGCTCCCGCACTCGCTCGCCGTGGTGGTCGAGGAGATCGTGCCCCGCGAGGGCCGGAGCGAGGACAACCCGCTCCTGGATGTGAGGGTCAACCTCTTCGTCGAGCGTCCTTCGCAGAAGGCCATCATCATCGGCAAGGGCGGCGCGCGGCTCAGGGAGGTCGGGTCCACGGCGCGTCGAGGCATCGAGGCGCTCCTGGGCACCCGAATCTACCTCGACCTGCACGTCAAGGTGGCCAAGGACTGGCAGCGTGACCCCAAGCAGCTGGGGAGGCTCGGCTTCTGA
- a CDS encoding hemolysin family protein, which translates to MTTALLLVLALVFVALAGFLAAAEAAFSFLPRHDAEERIEQGRAESLARILEEPVPHVHALRFWRIWFETAAAVAVAVLAHSWLDNVWLAGLAATFVMALIGFLLVGVSPRQLGRQHAVPIAAAAAPLVRGLRVILGPVPGWLVRLGSTATGTDPQHEDATYTSTELREFVERSSDTEDLEDEQAELLQSVFELGETLVRAVMVPRTDVVAIESGATLRQAMSLFLRSGCSRVPVFRESLDDVTGVLYLKDVAARLHEEPNANNETVDALARDPRFVPESKPVDDLLKELQRESIHLAIVVDEYGGTAGLVTLEDLIEELVGEIVDEYDDDEAEAIDLGDGRFRIAARMSLDDLGELFDIDVEDDEVETAGGLLAKGIGRVPIVGSTAEVHGIRLTAERRLGRRNRISHLLAERAEETTTTENHNQAGSTHG; encoded by the coding sequence GTGACCACAGCACTGCTCCTCGTCCTCGCCCTCGTCTTCGTCGCGCTGGCCGGATTCCTGGCCGCGGCAGAGGCCGCCTTCTCCTTCCTCCCGCGCCACGACGCCGAGGAGCGGATCGAGCAGGGCCGAGCGGAATCGCTCGCCCGCATCCTCGAGGAGCCGGTTCCGCACGTGCATGCGCTGCGGTTCTGGCGCATCTGGTTCGAGACGGCTGCAGCGGTCGCGGTCGCCGTGCTCGCCCACAGCTGGCTCGACAACGTCTGGCTTGCCGGCCTGGCCGCGACGTTCGTGATGGCGCTCATCGGCTTCCTGCTCGTCGGGGTCTCCCCGCGCCAACTCGGGAGGCAGCATGCCGTGCCGATCGCTGCGGCGGCCGCGCCGCTCGTGCGGGGGCTCCGAGTGATCCTCGGACCCGTTCCCGGGTGGCTCGTCCGGCTCGGCAGCACTGCGACGGGCACCGATCCGCAGCATGAGGACGCCACGTACACCTCGACCGAGCTGCGGGAGTTCGTGGAGCGCTCGAGTGATACCGAGGACCTCGAGGACGAGCAGGCGGAGCTCTTGCAGTCCGTGTTCGAGCTCGGCGAGACGCTCGTCCGCGCCGTCATGGTGCCGCGCACCGACGTCGTCGCGATCGAATCGGGGGCCACGCTGCGCCAAGCGATGTCGCTGTTCCTGCGCTCGGGCTGCTCCCGCGTCCCGGTCTTCCGCGAAAGCCTCGACGACGTCACCGGCGTGCTGTACCTCAAGGATGTCGCCGCGCGGCTCCACGAGGAGCCCAACGCGAACAACGAGACGGTGGACGCGCTGGCGCGTGACCCGCGGTTCGTGCCGGAGTCGAAGCCCGTGGACGACCTGCTCAAGGAGCTCCAGCGCGAGTCGATCCACCTCGCGATCGTCGTCGACGAGTACGGCGGCACGGCCGGCCTCGTGACCCTCGAGGACCTCATCGAGGAACTCGTCGGGGAGATCGTCGACGAGTACGACGACGACGAGGCCGAGGCGATAGACCTCGGCGACGGCCGGTTCCGGATCGCCGCGCGCATGAGCCTCGATGACCTCGGCGAGCTCTTCGACATTGACGTGGAGGACGACGAAGTCGAGACGGCCGGCGGCCTCCTCGCCAAAGGCATCGGCAGGGTACCCATCGTGGGCAGCACCGCCGAGGTGCACGGCATCAGGCTCACCGCCGAGCGCCGGCTGGGGCGCCGCAACCGCATCAGCCACCTCCTCGCAGAACGCGCGGAGGAGACCACCACCACCGAGAACCACAACCAGGCAGGGAGCACCCATGGCTGA
- the ybeY gene encoding rRNA maturation RNase YbeY: MSIEVNNESGLSVDAESLVRLARFVFDRLWLHPQTELSILLVDEAAMERLHVELMDEPGPTDVLSVPMDELTPGAPGRPTPQGMLGDIAICPQVAALQAQLGGHSADDEMLLLATHGILHLLGFDHAEPEEREEMFTLQRELLTEFLGRPAPSETVA; encoded by the coding sequence GTGAGCATCGAAGTCAACAACGAGTCCGGCCTGAGCGTCGACGCCGAATCCCTCGTCCGCCTGGCCCGTTTCGTGTTCGACCGGCTGTGGCTGCACCCGCAGACCGAGCTGTCGATCCTCCTGGTGGACGAGGCCGCGATGGAGCGCCTGCACGTGGAGCTCATGGACGAGCCCGGGCCCACGGACGTGCTCTCGGTCCCCATGGATGAGCTCACCCCCGGGGCCCCGGGCCGGCCGACGCCTCAGGGGATGCTCGGCGACATCGCGATCTGCCCCCAGGTCGCCGCGCTCCAGGCGCAGCTCGGGGGGCATTCCGCCGACGACGAGATGCTCCTCCTGGCCACCCACGGGATCCTCCATCTGCTCGGCTTCGACCATGCGGAGCCCGAGGAGCGGGAGGAGATGTTCACGCTCCAGCGCGAGCTGCTGACCGAGTTCTTGGGCCGCCCGGCACCGAGCGAGACGGTGGCGTGA